In Beijerinckiaceae bacterium, the sequence CCTCGTCCGGCGTCACATCGGCCCCAACGAGATGGAAGGGGCAGCGCTCGCCATTGCCGACGTCGAGAGCGCCGCCGAAGCCACGGAATTTCAGGCGGTGGCGCGATCCGAAGGCGTCGCGGTGAATATCATCGACAAGCCTGCCCATTCGGATTTTCAATTTGGCGCCATCGTCGACCGTTCGCCTTTGGTGATCGGAATTTCGACCGATGGCGGCTCCCCCGTCCTGGCACAAGCGCTGCGCGGCCGCCTCGAAGCGTTGCTCCCGCGCGAAATCAAACATTGGGCGCAAATTGCCAAGCTGTGGCGTGGACGGCTAAAGCCCGCGCGGTCGCCGGCAAAAACACGGCGCGCCTTTTGGGAAATGTTTAGCCGCGAGGCGCTGGTCGCGCGCCGCGCGCCGAACGAGGGCGATTTTGCCAAGCTGCTTGCCGCGGCAGAGGCCGGCCTGCCGGAAGCGCCGGGTGGATCGGTTGCCCTTGTTGGCGCGGGTCCGGGCGATCCGGAGCTTCTGACGCTCAAAGCTTTGCGCTTTCTCCAGTCCGCCGATGTGATCTTATACGATGATCTCGTCGCTCCTGGCATCCTCGAGATGGCGCGGCGGGAGGCCGAAAAAATTCCTGTCGGCAAGCGCGGCTACAAGCCTTCCTGCAAGCAAGATCACATTGTTGCGAGGCTGATCGCTTTGGCGTCGCAGGGCAAGCGGGTGGTCCGACTGAAGGGCGGCGATCCGATGATCTTCGGCCGGGCCAATGAGGAGATTTTGGCCTTGCAGGCGGCCGGCATCCCTGTCGAGATCGTTCCCGGTGTCACCGCCGCGCTCGGCGCCGCGGCAGCGCTGAAGCTGCCGCTGACCGAGCGAGACAAGGCCCGGCGGCTCCAGTTCATCACGGCGCATGCGCATGATGGCAAGCTTCCCGAGGATATCGATTGGCACGCGCTTTGCGACCCTAGGGCGTCCAGTGTTGTTTACATGGGCGTTAAAACGCTCAAGGCGCTGGCCGAGCACCTGTTGGCCCATGGTATGAAACCCTCGACACCGGCGCTTTTGGTTGAACGCGCGACCTGCCCGGATGAACGGTGCATTTTCGGCACGATCGCCGATTTGCCGGGCAAGGTGGCCGCGCTGGAACCGGACGGCCCCTGCGTGATTCTAATTGGCGAAGTATTCGCGGGCGCCTTTTCTTTGCCGCGAACGCAAGTCAAGCTCGACACGAACTCGGACGTGGTAACCGGCTAGAACTTGGAGATTTTGCGAGCTTCCATTCCGGAAGCAGGCGGGGAAACTGAATGCGCCGTCTCTTGCTTTTATCGACTATCGGAATCCTGACTGCGATCGCCGCTGTCGGCAGCGGCATTTACTACTACGAGCGGCCTACTGTCTTGCGAGTCGCCGTTTCGCGCGACAGCGATGACCAGGCAATCCTCGCGGCCGCGGCCCAAGAGTTCGCCAAGGATCGCGAAGCTATTCGCTTCAAGCTGATTGCGGTCGAGAGTTTCGCGGAGGCCTCGCGCGCGCTCGAAGAAGGACACGCCGAGCTTGCCGTCGTGCGCAGCGATATCGCGATGCCGCCGAGCGGTCAGACCGTGTTGATCATGCGCCGGAACGCCGCCGTGCTGTTTGCGCCGGCGCAAACCACGCTGCGAACGATCGATGATCTGCAAGGTCATAAAGTCGGCATTCTGCAATCCGCACCGGCCGGAAAAGTGGACAATCAGGCGCTGCTCGACACTGCGCTAGTTCAATATGATGTTCCGCTGGCCTCGGTGCGGCGGATATCTTTGACTCTCGCGGAACTTGGCCGGGCCATCGAGCGAAAGGAGATCGATGCGGTCCTGGCGATTGGCGCGCCTGGCTCGGAACGCTTGACCGAGGCGGTCAATACCGTTGCGCTTGCTGGGCAAGGCCCGCCGGTTTTCATTCCCATCGCCGAGGCCAAGGCGATCGCCCAGCGCTCGCCCGCTTACGAAGGTGTGGAAGTGACGCGCGGCGCGTTTGGCGGTGCGCAGCCCAAACCGGCGGTCGAATTCGACACGCTCGGGGTGAGCACACGGCTTGTGGCACGCCATGAATTGAACAATGAAACCGTCGGCGCGGCGATGCGGCTGATGCTGGCCGTGCGGCCCGCGATCGCGGCGCGGGTTGCGATTGCCAACCGTATCGAGGCTCCCCCTGCGGACAAGGGGGCTTCATTGCCGGTCCATCCGGGCGCCCTCGCCTATCTGGACAATGAAGAAGTGAGCTTTTTCGAGAAATACAGCGATGTCTTCTATATCGGTGCGATGATCTTCAGCGTCCTCGGGACGGGCCTGGCGGCGGTTGCGACCAGGTTTGCCGGGCAAAGGAGCACGGAAGCCGACAAGATTTTGGGCCGTCTGATGCATATCACCAGGGCGGTCCGCAGCGCCCAGCGGCCGGAAATTCTCGATGCCTATGAAGAAGAAGCCGATGAGCTTCTGGCACTGGCCCTGGCGCCCGACGCCATCCACGCCTTAAGCGTCAACCGAATGGGCGCCTTGAATCTGGCGCTGAATCAGCTCCGGCATGCGATTGCCGACCGGCGGCAGAGTCTCGCAGTTCCGGCGCGCACCCACTTCTCTCCCCGGATCGTTCGCGAATAAGGCCAGATGGCCCTCCCGAATCGATAAACTCAAGGTCAAGCTAGCCTGGAGATTGGGTTCGCCGGACAGCGCTCCAACGCCGCAGTGCAACCAGGCTCCAGATGGCCTCGACGACGCCGAAAGGCCAGGCGCCCTGCAAGAATCCGTAGATGGAACCAAGGCAACACGCACCGGCAAAAGCGAAGATAAACCAAGGGCTTCTTTCTTCGAGCGCATAGCTGATCAGCATCAAGGTAACGGCGATCAGCCCAAACCACGTCAGCCCGTCCATGTTCATTTAAACCCCTTGTTAAAGTCAGCCAAACATCATGCGGCAGGCAAACGCTCGATACGGGTTCCCAAACTGAGTTGTTTCGTATATGGGATGCTGCAACCGCGAAGATGCCACCCCATATCTTAGTCGGCACTCCGGCGATCCTTAAAAATAAACGTCATTTGGGTGGTGTAGGACCGATGGCTATTTCGCTGCTGGCCTCGGTAAAAATGGATTCGGCACAAAAATGAAGCTGCGCAATATCGCTATCATCGCCCACGTCGACCACGGCAAAACCACGCTGGTCGACCGCCTGCTCCAGCAATCGGGGGCCTTCCGCGAGAATCAGCGCGTCGCCGAACGGGTGATGGATTCGAACGATCTCGAAAAGGAGCGCGGGATTACCATCATGGCCAAGGCGACGTCGATTGCCTGGAAAGACACACGAATCAATATTGTTGACACTCCCGGCCACGCCGATTTCGGTGGCGAAGTCGAGCGGATTCTGTCGATGGTCGATGGCGCCATCGTGCTGGTCGACGCCTCCGAAGGGCCGATGCCGCAAACCAAATTCGTCGTCGGCAAGGCTTTGAAAATCGGTTTGAGGCCGATTGTTGCGGTCAATAAGGTCGATAAGCCGGACGCGCGCGTCAGCGAAGTCGTCAACGAGGTGTTCGATCTTTTCGCGGCGCTCGACGCCACGGACGAGCAGCTCGACTTCCCGATTCTCTACGGTTCGGCGAAACAGGGCTGGATGGCCGACAGTCCGGACGGCCCCAAAGAGAACATGGCGCCCTTATTCGATCTTGTTCTGAAACATGTTCCGCCGCCAAAAATCGAAGCGGGCGGGTTCCGGATGCTCGGCACCTTGCTCGAAGCCAATCCCTATCTTGGCCGCGTCATTACCGGACGCGTGTTCGCCGGTTCCGTGAAGCCGAATCAGGCGGTCAAGGTTTTGGATCGCAAGGGCAATGTCGTCGAACAGGGGCGGGTGTCCAAGATCCTCGCCTTTAGAGGAATCGAACGCACGCCGATCGATGAAGCGGAGGCGGGCGATATCGTCGCGATCGCCGGGCTCGAAAAGTTCAACGTCGCCGACACGCTTTGCGCCACCGAGGTCAACGAGCCCTTGCAGGCGCAACCGATCGATCCGCCGACTCTGTCGATGACCTTTCTGGTCAATGACTCGCCGCTTGCCGGAACCGAGGGCGACAAGGTGACGAGCCGCGTCATCCGCGACCGTCTCTACAAGGAGGCCGAGGGCAACGTCGCCTTGCGGGTCGAGGATTCGCCTGGCGCGGATTCCTATGTCGTGTCGGGCCGTGGGGAACTGCAGCTCGCGATCCTGATCGAGACCATGCGCCGCGAGGGTTTTGAACTCGGCGTCTCGCGACCGAAGGTCGTGTTCCAGAAGGATGAGAGCGGCAAGCAATTGCTCGAGCCGATCGAGGAAGTGGTGATCGACGTCGATGAAGAGCATTCCGGCGTCGTCGTCCAGAAGATGGCCGAACGCAAGGCCGAGATGGTCGAGATGCGTCCCTCCGGCGGCAATCGTTTGCGATTGGTCTTCCACGCGCCGACGCGCGGCCTGATCGGCTATCAGGGCGAACTTTTGACCGATACGCGGGGGACCGCGATCATGAACCGGCTGTTCCACGCCTATGCGCCTTGGAAAGGCGAAATTGCCGGGCGCCGCAATGGGGTGCTGATTTCCAACGACAATGGCGAATCCGTCGCCTATGCGATGTGGAAGCTCGAAGACCGCGGCCCGATGATGATCGAGCCTGGCTGGAAGGTCTATCGCGGCATGATCGTCGGCGAACACACCCGCGAGAACGATCTCGAGATCAATGTCTTGAAGGGCAAGCAGCTGACCAATATCCGCGCCGCCGGCAAGGATGAGGCGGTGCGTCTTACCCCGCCGATCCGGATGACCCTCGAAAAGGCGCTCGCCTATATCGAGGACGACGAACTCGTCGAGGTCACGCCGAAGTCGATCCGGCTGCGCAAGGGCCTGCTCGATCCCAACGAGCGCAAGCGCGCGTTCCGGGCCAAGGAAAGCGCCTGAGCGAATTCCGGTAGTGGGTCAGTCTGAATTTCTGCTTTGCGCCAATCTCAGCCATTCGTCGGCCGCAACGTGGGGTTCCGAAGCGGTCATTCGCTCAGTTGTCGGTGTTTCAGGGTCCTGCCTAGTCTAATGTTGCCGCCCATAACCGCTACGGCCTCACGCACCCGTCAGGTGGTCCAACAACCCGTCCAGTCCGTCGAAATAGTTGGCTATCTTCCTCATGGTCCTGCGCAGGTTGCCGAGGTCGACGGTCTCGAACGCCAGCACCATCGGTTTCCCACCCTTCTCGACAGGGTAGCGAAACG encodes:
- a CDS encoding C4-dicarboxylate ABC transporter substrate-binding protein — its product is MRRLLLLSTIGILTAIAAVGSGIYYYERPTVLRVAVSRDSDDQAILAAAAQEFAKDREAIRFKLIAVESFAEASRALEEGHAELAVVRSDIAMPPSGQTVLIMRRNAAVLFAPAQTTLRTIDDLQGHKVGILQSAPAGKVDNQALLDTALVQYDVPLASVRRISLTLAELGRAIERKEIDAVLAIGAPGSERLTEAVNTVALAGQGPPVFIPIAEAKAIAQRSPAYEGVEVTRGAFGGAQPKPAVEFDTLGVSTRLVARHELNNETVGAAMRLMLAVRPAIAARVAIANRIEAPPADKGASLPVHPGALAYLDNEEVSFFEKYSDVFYIGAMIFSVLGTGLAAVATRFAGQRSTEADKILGRLMHITRAVRSAQRPEILDAYEEEADELLALALAPDAIHALSVNRMGALNLALNQLRHAIADRRQSLAVPARTHFSPRIVRE
- the cobA gene encoding uroporphyrinogen-III C-methyltransferase, whose product is MRELASLPVFYALAGKRVVLVGGSHAILWKAELCHAAGASVDIYSSHPCSALVVFVERCPSVTLVRRHIGPNEMEGAALAIADVESAAEATEFQAVARSEGVAVNIIDKPAHSDFQFGAIVDRSPLVIGISTDGGSPVLAQALRGRLEALLPREIKHWAQIAKLWRGRLKPARSPAKTRRAFWEMFSREALVARRAPNEGDFAKLLAAAEAGLPEAPGGSVALVGAGPGDPELLTLKALRFLQSADVILYDDLVAPGILEMARREAEKIPVGKRGYKPSCKQDHIVARLIALASQGKRVVRLKGGDPMIFGRANEEILALQAAGIPVEIVPGVTAALGAAAALKLPLTERDKARRLQFITAHAHDGKLPEDIDWHALCDPRASSVVYMGVKTLKALAEHLLAHGMKPSTPALLVERATCPDERCIFGTIADLPGKVAALEPDGPCVILIGEVFAGAFSLPRTQVKLDTNSDVVTG
- the typA gene encoding translational GTPase TypA, with the translated sequence MKLRNIAIIAHVDHGKTTLVDRLLQQSGAFRENQRVAERVMDSNDLEKERGITIMAKATSIAWKDTRINIVDTPGHADFGGEVERILSMVDGAIVLVDASEGPMPQTKFVVGKALKIGLRPIVAVNKVDKPDARVSEVVNEVFDLFAALDATDEQLDFPILYGSAKQGWMADSPDGPKENMAPLFDLVLKHVPPPKIEAGGFRMLGTLLEANPYLGRVITGRVFAGSVKPNQAVKVLDRKGNVVEQGRVSKILAFRGIERTPIDEAEAGDIVAIAGLEKFNVADTLCATEVNEPLQAQPIDPPTLSMTFLVNDSPLAGTEGDKVTSRVIRDRLYKEAEGNVALRVEDSPGADSYVVSGRGELQLAILIETMRREGFELGVSRPKVVFQKDESGKQLLEPIEEVVIDVDEEHSGVVVQKMAERKAEMVEMRPSGGNRLRLVFHAPTRGLIGYQGELLTDTRGTAIMNRLFHAYAPWKGEIAGRRNGVLISNDNGESVAYAMWKLEDRGPMMIEPGWKVYRGMIVGEHTRENDLEINVLKGKQLTNIRAAGKDEAVRLTPPIRMTLEKALAYIEDDELVEVTPKSIRLRKGLLDPNERKRAFRAKESA